GTTATAGAACCATTTTCTTTAAATGGAAATGAAATAATAACTGGTTTTTTTAAAAGAAAAAGTCATGATGTGTTCCAAGTAGAAGATAATATGTTAAATTCTATATTAGGAAATAAAATAATATCAAAATTAAAAGATATTTTAAATAAGAAAAAAATAAGTGTCTATGACGAAAAAAGACACAAAGGATTGTTAAGACATGTTATGGTTAGAACAAATTCTTTTAATGAAGCAATGTTGGTTTTAATTATCAATGATACAAAAATTTCTGAAAATATAAAAGAGATTTTAAAAGAAGTTATGGATAATTTTAAAGAGGTTGTATCAGTTTATGTTTCTTTAAATGATAGAAAGACAAACGTGGCTTTAGGAAATAAAAATATACTTATTTGTGGTGAAAAAACTATAAAAGAAGATATTTCAGGAATACATTTTAATATATCACCAACTTCATTTTTTCAAATAAATTTAGAGCAAACAAGAAGATTATATGAATTAGCAATTAGTATGTTTGAAAATATTGAAAATAAAAATATTGTTGATGCATATGCTGGAACGGGAACAATTGGAATGATTTTATCTAAAAAAGCTAAAAAAGTTTATTCGATTGAGATAGTTGAATCAGCTGTAAAAGATGGAATTAAAACTGCTAAAGAAAATAAAATAGAAAATGTTGAATTTATATGTGGTGATGTAAATCAAGAGCTTGGAAAACTAATAAAAGCAGAAGCTATAGATTCTATTATATTAGATCCTCCGAGAAAAGGGATAGATGAAGAGAGTTTATTAAATATTTCCAAAGTTGGAATAAAAGAAATTGTATACATCTCTTGTAATCCATCGACATTTGCTAGAGATATAGAGATTTTAGAAAAAGAAGGATATGAACTAGTTAAAGTGAAACCTGTAGATATGTTTCCACAAACAAGTCATATAGAAGTAGTGGGAAGGTTAATAAAAAAATAGGAGGACTTTCATGATAAAGTTTTTAATTTTTGCAGTAGTTGCATATATATTTGGATCTTTACCTTGTGGGGTGTGGTTAGGAAAAGCAACTCAGAATATTGACATAAGAGAACACGGAAGTAAAAATTCTGGAGCAACAAATGCTTATAGAATTTTAGGTCCAAAGTATGGTATAATGGTTCTATTATTAGATGCTTTAAAGGGATATATTCCACTTTATATAGCTAGTTTATTTGGAGTAAATGGAATATATATTATATTATTAGGTTTAGTAGCTATACTAGGACATACATTTTCATTCTTTTTAGGATTTAAAGGTGGAAAAGGAGTAGCTACAAGTTTAGGAGTATTTCTCTTTTTAATGCCAAAAGTTATAGGAGTATTAGTTTTAGTTTTTATATTAGTTGTTGGAATTAGTAAGTACATCTCTTTAGGATCAGTTATATGTTCAGGATTACTTCCTGTTTTAGCGTATTTTATGCCTGTTAGAGATCCAAATACAAGAATACCGCTAGTGATTATTTCTCTAATAGTTGGAATCTTTGTAATATATAAACACAAAGCAAATATTCAAAGACTTATGGATGGAAAAGAGAATAAATTTAATTTAAAGTAAGGAGATAAATTAAATGGAAAAAGTAGTTGTAATAGGAGCAGGAAGTTGGGGAACAGCTCTAGGAATGATTTTAGCTAAAAAAGGTTATGACGTTACGATGTGGGAGTATAGCAAAGAAATTGCTGAAAAATTAAGCTTAGATAGAGAGAATAAAAGATTACTTCCAGGAGTTAAGTTTCCAGAAAATTTAAAAGTAACAAGTGAACTTGATGGACTTTTGAAAAATGTTAAGTATGTTATTTTTTCTGTACCGTCTCAAGTACTAAGAGGAGTTATGACAAAGATTTCTTCGCAAATAGATGAAGAAATGATTTTAATAAATACAGCAAAAGGAATTGAAGTTTTAAGTGGTGAAACATTGTCTCATGTTATGAAAGATGAAATAAAAGGAAAATACCATAAAAATATAGTTATTTTATCAGGACCAACTCACGCTGAAGAAGTTGCACAAGAATTACCAACAACAATTGTTGCAGCAGGAGAGCTAGAAAATGCTAAAAAAGTTCAAGAACTATTTAATACAGAAAACTTTAGAGTTTATGTAAGCGAAGATATTGCAGGAGTAGAACTTGGAGGTGCAGTTAAAAATTGTTTAGCAATAGGAGCAGGGATAGCTGATGGATTAGGGTATGGTGATAATGCAAAAGCTGCTTTAATAACAAGAGGAATCGCAGAGATGATTAGATTTGGTAAAGTTATGGGTGCTGATGAAAGAACCTTTTCTGGATTAACTGGGATAGGGGACCTAGTTGTAACTTGTGCAAGTCAACATAGTAGAAATAGATATGTTGGAGAGAGATTAGGAAAAGGCGAAAATATAGACGATATATTAAAAAGTATGGTAATGGTAGCTGAAGGTGTACCAACAGTAAAAGCAGTATACGCAAAAAAATTAGAATTAGGTATAAGTATGCCAATAGTTGAAGCTATATATGCTATAATATACGAGGGAGCAAATACAAAAGAAAAAGTAAAAGAGTTAATGACTAGAGAGTTAAAAGAAGAATTTTATTAAAAACTATATTTAATTATATTAATTACATTAAAAAACCAATTTGAAAATAAAATAGCAACACGGAGATTCAAAATAGAAAAAGATAACTAATGAGGGTATGGGGTGTGTATGACTGAAAAAGATTTAGTTTCATTTTATCTAGACGATATAAAAGAGTATGAAGTGTTAGACAAAGATGAAGAGATATCATTATTAAAAAGAGCAAAAATAGGTGATATTGAAGCAAGAGAAAGATTGATTTTATGTAACTTGAGGTTAGTAGTTAATGTCGCTAAAAAATATGGAAGTAAAGGTATGAGTTTTATTGATTTAATAAGTGAGGGGAACTTTGGATTAATTCATGCCATAGAAAAGTTTGATGTAGAAAAAGGATATAGATTTTCTACATATGCTGTTTGGTGGATAAAACAGGCTATTAGTAAAGCTATAATAAGTAAAGGTAGAGAAATAAGAATTCCATCTTATAAACATGATATGTTAAATAAAATAAATAAATTTATTATGGATGCTGTTATGTTAAAAGGAGATTATCCAAGTATATACGAAATATCAGAAGGATTGAATATAAATTTGGAAAAAGTTCAAGATTTAATGATGGAATTCCAAGAAACGGTTTCTTTAAGTTCACCAATAGGAGAAGATATTTGTTTAGAAGATACAATAGCTAGTGAAGTACATAATGAATTAGAAAATAACTTAATTCGAGAGATGAGCACAGCACAAATAAAAGAGATTTTAAACAAATTGAATGATAGAGAAAAACAAATATTAAAACTTCGTTTTGGTTTTGATGGAAACCAAATTCATACTCTAGAAGATATTGGACAGAGTTTTAGTATAACAAGAGAAAGAGTTAGACAGATAGAGCAAAAAACATTAGAAAAGTTAAGAATACGTTATAGTGACTTACTAAAAGGAAACTATTACTATTAAAAGCAAGGAGGTTAAATTGATTTTAAAAGTTAATAGATTAGAATTTTTAAAAAAAATAAAAATTGTAGAAAAAGCCATAAATGAAAATAAGATTAGACCAATAATCTCTTATGTTTATATTGAAACAAGAGAAAATAAACTTTGGTTTTGTGGAACAAATTTGGAACTAACAATATCTACACATATGGAATGTGAGATATTAAGAGAAGGAAAGGCAGTATTTCAACATAACTTAGTTGAAGAGTATTTAAAAGAAATAAAAGATGAAGAAATAACTTTAAATATAAATGAGGATGTTTTAACAATTGAAACTTCAGATTCAGCTTCAGAATTTATACTTATGAATGCCGAAGAGTTTCCAAAGATTCAAGAGCCAGACTTAAACGAAGAAGAGTTTGAATTTAAATTAAAAAAATTAGATTTAGCTGATTATTTTGATAAAGTAAAATTTTCTGCTTCTATGTCTAGTGATAATTTATCAATAAATTGTATCAGAATGGAGATTGAAAATAATAAAATTAAATTTATATCGACTGATACGTATCGTTTAACGTATTTAGAGCATGAATATTCACATAGTGATGAAATGTTTAAGGTAAGTATTCCAATAAATACAATAGACGCAATGTCCAAGCTTTTAAGAAATGGAAATGAAGATGAGATTGCTTTTACTCAAAAGAATAAACAACTATATTTTAAATTAGGAAATATATCAATAATAAGTAGAGTAATAGATTTACCATTTCCAAACTATAAAACAATTTTAGAAGCGAGTGGATACAATAAAAAATTACAAATAAATAGAGTTGAGTTTGAGAAAATGTTAAAAAGAATTCAAATATTTGTAAAAAATAATGCCGAATCAAAA
This Candidatus Cetobacterium colombiensis DNA region includes the following protein-coding sequences:
- a CDS encoding NAD(P)H-dependent glycerol-3-phosphate dehydrogenase, with product MEKVVVIGAGSWGTALGMILAKKGYDVTMWEYSKEIAEKLSLDRENKRLLPGVKFPENLKVTSELDGLLKNVKYVIFSVPSQVLRGVMTKISSQIDEEMILINTAKGIEVLSGETLSHVMKDEIKGKYHKNIVILSGPTHAEEVAQELPTTIVAAGELENAKKVQELFNTENFRVYVSEDIAGVELGGAVKNCLAIGAGIADGLGYGDNAKAALITRGIAEMIRFGKVMGADERTFSGLTGIGDLVVTCASQHSRNRYVGERLGKGENIDDILKSMVMVAEGVPTVKAVYAKKLELGISMPIVEAIYAIIYEGANTKEKVKELMTRELKEEFY
- the plsY gene encoding glycerol-3-phosphate 1-O-acyltransferase PlsY; translated protein: MKFLIFAVVAYIFGSLPCGVWLGKATQNIDIREHGSKNSGATNAYRILGPKYGIMVLLLDALKGYIPLYIASLFGVNGIYIILLGLVAILGHTFSFFLGFKGGKGVATSLGVFLFLMPKVIGVLVLVFILVVGISKYISLGSVICSGLLPVLAYFMPVRDPNTRIPLVIISLIVGIFVIYKHKANIQRLMDGKENKFNLK
- a CDS encoding sigma-70 family RNA polymerase sigma factor, which gives rise to MTEKDLVSFYLDDIKEYEVLDKDEEISLLKRAKIGDIEARERLILCNLRLVVNVAKKYGSKGMSFIDLISEGNFGLIHAIEKFDVEKGYRFSTYAVWWIKQAISKAIISKGREIRIPSYKHDMLNKINKFIMDAVMLKGDYPSIYEISEGLNINLEKVQDLMMEFQETVSLSSPIGEDICLEDTIASEVHNELENNLIREMSTAQIKEILNKLNDREKQILKLRFGFDGNQIHTLEDIGQSFSITRERVRQIEQKTLEKLRIRYSDLLKGNYYY
- the dnaN gene encoding DNA polymerase III subunit beta, which translates into the protein MILKVNRLEFLKKIKIVEKAINENKIRPIISYVYIETRENKLWFCGTNLELTISTHMECEILREGKAVFQHNLVEEYLKEIKDEEITLNINEDVLTIETSDSASEFILMNAEEFPKIQEPDLNEEEFEFKLKKLDLADYFDKVKFSASMSSDNLSINCIRMEIENNKIKFISTDTYRLTYLEHEYSHSDEMFKVSIPINTIDAMSKLLRNGNEDEIAFTQKNKQLYFKLGNISIISRVIDLPFPNYKTILEASGYNKKLQINRVEFEKMLKRIQIFVKNNAESKFGAIFTLSGDNIDIEGIGEIAKAKEIAKVNYEGDNLKISLNVKFLLEFIQSSDKDIITLEFTTSNSAVRTRNIQEDNYTYIVMPLALKD
- the rlmD gene encoding 23S rRNA (uracil(1939)-C(5))-methyltransferase RlmD, whose product is MKLQKGQIIELKIEKIVYGGEGLGYYNNEFAMFVPMSVPGDILKVEIISLKKTYGRALIKSIISPGEERISDLNRLTFEDFQGCDFGMLNYESQLKYKRDMVEDVVRRIGKNSIVNIEETLGSPVESNYRNKVIEPFSLNGNEIITGFFKRKSHDVFQVEDNMLNSILGNKIISKLKDILNKKKISVYDEKRHKGLLRHVMVRTNSFNEAMLVLIINDTKISENIKEILKEVMDNFKEVVSVYVSLNDRKTNVALGNKNILICGEKTIKEDISGIHFNISPTSFFQINLEQTRRLYELAISMFENIENKNIVDAYAGTGTIGMILSKKAKKVYSIEIVESAVKDGIKTAKENKIENVEFICGDVNQELGKLIKAEAIDSIILDPPRKGIDEESLLNISKVGIKEIVYISCNPSTFARDIEILEKEGYELVKVKPVDMFPQTSHIEVVGRLIKK